In Drechmeria coniospora strain ARSEF 6962 chromosome 03, whole genome shotgun sequence, the DNA window TTGACCTGTCCGAGCTCGCATCATGTCATTTTCGGCGGGCAGGCCGGCCGGAAGTTGGCAGTCGGAGGTCAAGGCTTCCGATGGCATCCTCGATCGCCTTCTTGCCGCCAGCCAATATGATGGAACCTCTGCCGGTCTCAGACCTTCTGAGACGGGCCCTATATTGGGACCGACAGATGCCCGTGGGCGCACCCAGGAGCCGGTCGACGGATGCTCCGCTCGCAAACGTCATCTGCGGCGCACCATGATGTTGTGCAGGCAGCGAACCGGCTCCCGCCTGCTTTCCAACTTCAGAGTCGGAGCCCGGCCAGGGGGACACCACCTGCGGACGCCTCCTGTGGACGCCTCCTCCTAGGGGGTTACTCGAGTGTGCCCTGCATCGAGGAAGCGACCTTTCTTGCTCTGCGTCACCGACACCCACGGGGCCTTGCCCTCCTCCGGCGACCCTCCGATCGGATCCGATCTGGTCGGCTCCGGTTCCGCTTCTTCACCCGGTCGGTCGATCAGAGGGCGAGATCCGAGGACAATCCTCCTTTCCGTTCCGTCCCATCCAACCTTTACGTGCAGCGACTGCAGGGAAGTGACGGTCATGACGGGTCGTTGTCGAGGATGCATCGACGCAACAGACTGTGCCGCAACGCAACGGCATTCggacgccgcagccgcaaCCATGTCGTCGGTAGTTTCGAGGCTCTCttcgcggcgacgacggtgatgcgTCCCAAGCGACCTCGAGTTCTCTTTCGTTTCCCGCGTCAAGCCGTGCAACGGTCGcacgaggagggagaggaagaGGCGAGCAAGTGGGCATAGGGGCTCGGCGCGCATTGGCTACATCCGACGTGATGAAGTCACGGGTCGTCGCCGCAGGTCTCGTCTGCACCCGTGTTCGTACGTCGTAGTCGCCACAAAGGCGGTAGGTGGCCGAGCAGCTGTAGCCCTTGATGAAGAATGAGGCTCTGCGTTCGATCGACTCCCAACGTCCTTGACGACAATGGCACCCTGTCGCCGAGacaggccgtcgcctcgcacACAGAGAGTCGGAGCATCCGCCGTTATGGATAATCATCGTCACCCAGGTCCATCTCGTTGATCGAACCTGTTCTGGCTGTGCTCATGGCCAGCATCATGCTTCCCAATGCCAACAACCAGCGGCGGATGGGGGAGAAGATTCTCCACCACGAGCCCTGCATCTCCTTCTTGTCGAGCTCATCCCGGGTGCCTCGTTGCACCGACACGGTACGACAAAATGCCCTGCTGTTGGGTGGCTGCTCGAGGAGTCACGACGGGTCGGGGCAGGACAGCTTCGCGCAACATTTGCCGACGTCAGgttccgccatcgcccttGTGGGCGTCCCAACGACCGACGCTGGCTCCGGGCCGTCCGATGGAACTCGAACCGTTCGTGCGGCCGAAAGCGCCGGCGGATGGGGGCATCCGCGTGCCTCTCCGGTGGAAACAGGGGTCTTTCGAGATACCCCTGAGCGCATAAATACAGGCCCGCTTGCTGCTTCCTAGATGACCATCAGCGCTCGCCTCGGTGTCGAATCCCGAGtccctcgaggtcgaggctgGATGGCAAGCCACGACGCTCAACTCGACTCCTCCGGTGTCGTTGgtgcttcgtcgccgccgctcaaCCTCTCGTGGCTTTCAGCCGTCACCAAGCTGTCCTCGGCTCGTCACTCTCCCCGCCGCGCGCAGTTCCCGGCCAGCACGGTCGACAGGGAGCAGGCTGGCTTCCGTATGCATGACACATCGACTCGCACAGCCGAGGTGTAACGTCTGCGCCTGGCGATTGGATTCGGCGTCATGGTCGCATCTGATGCGTCACTTTTCGACCACACACCATCGTCGCCTTTCGCCGGTCTTCTGGACGACAGCCGAACGGAGCATCTGCTGGCGGGCAAAGGGGCAAGGCGCTCGCCCGAGAGAATATCGAACGCCATCTGCGGCAGACGTCTGCGTGGCGTCGGCCATAAGGCGTGCCGTACGGACGacacggcctcgccgtccctgAAGGCTCGTGGCTCGAGTGCATCGTCTCAACCTGCCAGACGGGCCGTGGCAGCCATCGCAATCTAATGCGTGGCCAGCCCGAAGCGAGCGCTGTCGTATGCCTGCTCGATGTCGGCTCGTGGAACGAGTCTGCAACTGGCCCCCTGCGACGCCATGCCATGGCTTCGGCAGTCTTGGACCAGCCAAACCGGCTCGGCAATCTCTGTGGCACCTGCGCAGGCCAGCCCGGCTATCATCTTCCAGTAAATCTTCACGATGCTGCCTACGGTGCAGCGAAGCGGATGGAAGCAGCACCAATCAACAGAGGGCACCGCAGGCTCCGGTTCAGCCGCAGCACCGAACCATGCCACGCGCCCACCGCCCTCGCTCTTGGAGCTGCCGCCCGAGACCGTACACGGCGCGGCGACCTGTATCCGCCGTAGGTCCTTGGCTGgtgctcgaggtcgagcggcGTGCGAGGGAAGCAACTGCGTCCATGGGGGTGCGCGGCGTCACGCCGTCCTTttcgtcgagccggccgcaAAACATGCATGTATGCCAGACAGGTGGCGGCATTCTTTTGGTACAGGAGGTCGCGTTTGTGAGCACGGCGTCAATGAGACACCTCCTGTGCGACCATAAGCGTCACCTTTCATGTGATGGATTGCGTGCATGATAATGTTGCAAAGGGATTCCCAAGCCGTCGTGCACCTCGGCTCGTCGTGAAAGGGGACGATGGCCTAGGCGACAAGGAACCGGCCGTCACATTGACCAGCAAAACAGGCGAGTCCTGGCGACCTTGCTTGGGAAGGGAAGCGGTTGACATGCTCGGAGACTGGCGCGGGAAAATtacctcgacggccggtaGGAATCGTCGTGGCGGCGGGTGCGGTCCTTGTTGCGGTCGCGGTCGCGGTCGCGGTCACGGTCCCGATCCCGATCCCGATCCCGATCCCGATCCCTTCGATCCCTTTGATCCCGCTCTCTCCAGTCCCATCTTCTCCTCTCATCTCGATCGCCGGCGCCCTTTCGCGGCACCCGTGCGTCATCGTTCCCGTCTCTCCCGCGGGGACTCTGGCTCCGGCGGGAGGCATCACCTCGCTCGCCGTGCGTCGGAGCCTGTCCGGTCGGCCGATCGTCAGCCGCGCCGCTGCGCTCGTGTCGTCCCCtcatctcctcgtcgccgtagACCATGCCATACTTGCCACCGGCGCTTCTCTCCCCCACGGCGCGGTACTGGCGCCGCTtttccagctcgtcgacgccgccccaTCCTCCGCGAGACGCGTTCGTCCTTCGCTTGTTGTTCGTATCCTTCCTCCACGTGTCGCTCAGCCTGCTGACGCTCTGCGAGAAGTCGACGTGGATGCGGCGGTCGTCGATCAGGACGCCCTGCATCTTGAAGTAGGCGGCCTCGCACGAGGCCTTTTCCTCGTACTCGATGAAGGCGTACTGCAGGCTGTCGCCCGTCTTCTGATCTCGGATGACCTCGCAGCTGAGGATCTTGCCGAAGCGTCCGAATATGagctcgaggtcctcgtcggccgtgacggGGTTCAGCTTGCAGACGAAGAGCACATTCTCCGGCGGCTTCACCTCGGCAAAGGGCAGGTCGCCCATCATTTCCAGCGTCAGCGCCTGCGCCTTGGCTTCCctgtcgcggcggcggcgctccagctgctcctcgtcgacgccgtcatcctcgtgcaaggctgcctcgtcggcgatgcgcaCGGTCTGACGCTGCGCGTCCGTCGGTGCCGGGCTCGCGCTCGGCTCCCTCAGGCCGTCGGGGTCGGGAAAGGgatcgtcgaggatgacggtgTGCTTGATGCGAATGTCGATCATCGGGTGgcccttgtcgtcgacgatggcctcgttGATCTTTTCGAGGGCGTCGAAGCCttcgacgaccttgccgaaTATGGCAGCTTTCCCGTCGAGAAAGTCGgtctcctcgccgagggtgATGATGAACTGCGACGCCGCCATGCGGATTTCGGGGTCCGAGTCGAGAGGGACCGTGGCCATGCTCACGGTGCCGCGTTCGAGGTGCTTCAGCTTCGGGTGGAAGAAGGCGGGAAACGTTTTCAGCGAGGGGTTCCCCGAGGCGTGCCCCCAGATGGACGAGCCGCCATCCGACTCCTTCGACAGCGGGCCGAGGGGGTCGCCGGTCTGGAAAGAAAAGTTCTTTTGCACGGAGTGGACGGGCGAGAAGTTGTAGTATTTGACCTTGCAAAGCTTCAAGAAGCTACCGGCAACGGTTAGCAGGCTGGCTCGCTCGGATCAAGGACAGGGACAGCCTTTGCCGGGCATCGTCGTACTTTTCGCATAGCTTCGGGGCATAGTCGACCAAGAGGTCGATGACAATGTCACCCGCGCTCGTCTCGAGCAGGACAGACATGGTGCCGTTCTTGCTCAAGACCTCGCCCGGCGTTTGGTTTCACTGCTGGCTACGATAGGAAGAAGCAGGCGTCAGGAGGGACTTGTATCATGCCGTGGTGGAAACGGCGTGCGCGGGATGCCCTCGACAGGCAGCGTATCATGAGAGCTGGGCTTGCATTATCGgccgatggatggatgggggatggatgggggatggatggatgggggATAGATGGAGGATGATGCACCTCATGATATGATGCTTGGACGAATGACGGTGAAGGAACCGATGCTTATCAGCAACTGGTTCTTTGGGACATTTTCGTTATCTTCACGTGACATGAATCTTCAACACCCCGACTACGACGACGCCGGTCCcgtccgtccatccgtccgaACCCACACCAGAAGAAGTTTGACGCCGCCATCAGGCTGTTCATGGCGGtgatggcgagggcgggACCCGGTCGTTCTCTTCCCATGGCTCCCGACAGGGACGTTGGCCACAGGGACGTTGACCGCATCGCCGGCTCGTCCCACTCGGAGGCCCTCACAGACGTACTCGCAAAAAAACACGATGCAAAAGGGCGATTCAAGTTGAAAAAAAAACTATGCATTAATTAACAGTCTGTATTCGTGCACTACAGTAGTTGGCCGTGCTTGATGTATCCAACCGAGCAGAAACCCCAAATGCAGAGCAATATTTTGCAAAGGCGTTTGGGTGGCTGGCGGCAGGGCCTGACGGCAGAGGGCCTGACGGCAGAGCTGCGATGCCACCCCTTCATGCGCCGGGACGATGCAACGGCGCAAGAAAAAAACAGGGACGATGGGTTGCGGGCGGGCAGAAGGAAGAATCGAAAATGCTCCGTCGCTTTTGTTCTCGTTCGAGAGAGAATTCGCCGTGGTCaagtcggcgaggcgggcgcgCAAGGGCGCCATTGCGGGCTCCGAAACGCCATGCTCCGGGGACGATGATGGGGTGGGATCAACACGAGGGTAGAATGGCCACGGGCTGGGTGGTGATTGACGAGGCAAGGGCAGCGaggcgctcgtcgtcattCCCCCCCCGGAGCCGCGCCTTTTCTCCGGCGGCCGGTGCGGAGCTCCTTTTCCGTCTCCATCAGCCTCGCCTGGGCCCACATGCGCATCGAGTTGTTGCTGCGGACGGCGTCGCAGTTGAGCAGCTCGGTGAGGGCTCGCTTGATGCTCTCGTTGACGTCGGAGAGgcgcttctcctcggccgagatcTGATGGAGcgtgtcctcgtcgacgatggtgtcgaggtcgaggctgcggcggccgtcgttcCGAGGGCCGGCGCGGGCGCGTCTCTGGCGTGGACGGTCACCGCGAAGCGAGTGCAGcgcgggcgaggtcgaggtgctCGTCTGGGAGGAGAGGCTCGAGGAGCGGGTCGAGACGACGGTCACGGACGGCGGGTGGGGACGGATCCGCTGCAGATGGTGGGAGAGCTCCTCGTGCTGCTCCTGCAGGAGCATGTACTTTTCGAGGGCAAAGTTGTAGTTGTGCGCCTTGGCCAGGTaggtcgtcgtcatgctGGGCtatggcgacgacggcggcgactgcGGACGGTGCTCGGTGGGATGCGGCACGGGcaaaggtggccgaggacgggaTGGATAGGGGGGGGTGGGCATGAATGATAACCGTTTGTCGGGATCG includes these proteins:
- a CDS encoding RNA binding protein, encoding MSVLLETSAGDIVIDLLVDYAPKLCENFLKLCKVKYYNFSPVHSVQKNFSFQTGDPLGPLSKESDGGSSIWGHASGNPSLKTFPAFFHPKLKHLERGTVSMATVPLDSDPEIRMAASQFIITLGEETDFLDGKAAIFGKVVEGFDALEKINEAIVDDKGHPMIDIRIKHTVILDDPFPDPDGLREPSASPAPTDAQRQTVRIADEAALHEDDGVDEEQLERRRRDREAKAQALTLEMMGDLPFAEVKPPENVLFVCKLNPVTADEDLELIFGRFGKILSCEVIRDQKTGDSLQYAFIEYEEKASCEAAYFKMQGVLIDDRRIHVDFSQSVSRLSDTWRKDTNNKRRTNASRGGWGGVDELEKRRQYRAVGERSAGGKYGMVYGDEEMRGRHERSGAADDRPTGQAPTHGERGDASRRSQSPRGRDGNDDARVPRKGAGDRDERRRWDWRERDQRDRRDRDRDRDRDRDRDRDRDRDRNKDRTRRHDDSYRPSR